In one Acetobacter sp. genomic region, the following are encoded:
- the gap gene encoding type I glyceraldehyde-3-phosphate dehydrogenase, whose amino-acid sequence MAVKIAINGFGRIGRLVLRGIIESGRTDVVPVVINDLGSVEDNAHLLSYDSVHGRFPADVKVDGNKLIISANGRTWDPILVSSERDPSKVPLQGVDVAMECTGLFTSKEKAAPLLAAGARKVIISAPGDAVDATIVYGVNHDTLTSDMTVISNASCTTNCLAPVAKVLDDAFGIVRGYMVTIHSYTGDQRTVDTLHKDLRRARAAALNMIPTSTGAARAVGLVLPHLKGKLDGTAIRVPTANVSLVSLDFVPKTVPASVEAVNEAIKKASESGPLKGVLAYNTAPLVSSDFNHALASSTFDATQTSLVDGGQLVRICAWYDNEWGFSNRMSDTAAVFGAL is encoded by the coding sequence ATGGCAGTCAAAATCGCGATCAACGGGTTCGGTCGCATCGGTCGCCTCGTCCTGCGCGGCATCATCGAAAGCGGACGGACAGACGTTGTGCCTGTGGTCATCAATGACCTCGGCAGCGTGGAAGACAACGCTCACCTCCTGTCCTACGACAGTGTGCATGGCCGTTTCCCGGCTGACGTAAAGGTCGACGGAAACAAGCTGATCATCTCCGCCAACGGTCGCACATGGGACCCGATCCTCGTGTCCTCCGAGCGCGACCCGTCCAAGGTTCCGCTACAGGGCGTCGATGTCGCCATGGAATGCACGGGCCTGTTCACCTCCAAGGAGAAGGCCGCCCCTCTGCTCGCCGCAGGTGCGCGCAAGGTCATCATCTCCGCTCCGGGCGACGCCGTGGACGCGACCATCGTCTATGGCGTGAATCATGACACCCTGACCTCCGACATGACGGTCATTTCCAACGCGTCCTGCACAACAAACTGCCTCGCGCCGGTCGCCAAGGTTCTTGACGACGCTTTCGGCATCGTACGCGGCTACATGGTGACGATCCACTCCTACACGGGTGACCAGCGCACGGTGGACACGCTGCACAAGGATCTGCGTCGCGCCCGCGCCGCCGCGCTGAACATGATCCCGACCTCCACGGGCGCCGCCCGCGCTGTCGGTCTGGTTCTGCCGCACCTGAAGGGCAAGCTGGACGGCACCGCCATCCGCGTTCCCACGGCGAACGTCTCGCTGGTGTCCCTCGACTTCGTGCCGAAGACCGTCCCGGCCTCCGTCGAAGCCGTGAACGAGGCCATCAAGAAGGCGTCCGAGTCCGGTCCGCTGAAGGGTGTTCTGGCCTACAACACGGCGCCGCTGGTCAGCAGCGACTTCAACCACGCTCTGGCGTCTTCCACGTTCGACGCCACGCAGACCTCGCTGGTCGATGGCGGTCAGCTCGTCCGCATCTGCGCATGGTACGACAATGAGTGGGGCTTTTCGAACCGCATGTCCGACACGGCAGCGGTTTTCGGCGCACTCTGA
- a CDS encoding phosphoglycerate kinase → MANLSFNTLDSLDPRGKKILLRADLNVPVRDGAISDLTRLERLAPTIRELSEKGGRVIVVSHFDRPKGKVVPELSLAPVSEALAKVLGKKVTFVPDCQGQAAQDAAAAMQDGDVIVLENTRFYAGEEKNDPEMAKNLAALADIYVNDAFSAAHRAHASTEGVAHHIPSFAGRLMEIELNALEAALENPERPVGAIVGGAKVSTKLDLLNNLMEKVDMLAVGGAMANTFLAAQGYSVGKSLKEEDMLDTAREIMTKAKARGCDLVLPIDVVVASDFMAGAPTEIVDVTAIPDGWMALDVGPKTTALLVEKLSGLKTLVWNGPLGVFELPPFDEGTNAVAQAAAKLTEAGKLKTVAGGGDTVSALRHAGVLREMSYVSTAGGAFLEWLEGKILPGVVALGEAAREVAPL, encoded by the coding sequence ATGGCTAACCTCTCCTTCAACACGCTCGATTCTCTTGACCCGCGCGGCAAGAAAATCCTCCTCCGTGCGGACCTCAATGTCCCTGTGCGCGATGGCGCAATCTCCGATCTCACACGCCTCGAACGGCTGGCGCCGACCATCAGGGAACTGTCCGAAAAGGGCGGTCGTGTGATTGTCGTCAGTCACTTCGACCGCCCCAAGGGCAAGGTCGTTCCTGAGCTTTCTCTTGCGCCGGTTTCCGAAGCTCTGGCCAAGGTGCTGGGCAAGAAGGTGACCTTCGTTCCGGACTGTCAGGGTCAGGCCGCGCAGGACGCCGCAGCCGCCATGCAGGACGGCGACGTGATCGTTCTGGAAAACACGCGCTTCTATGCGGGCGAGGAAAAGAACGATCCGGAGATGGCGAAGAACCTCGCTGCCCTGGCTGATATTTACGTCAACGACGCCTTCTCGGCGGCGCACCGTGCCCATGCCTCCACTGAGGGCGTGGCGCATCACATTCCATCCTTTGCCGGTCGCCTGATGGAGATCGAACTGAACGCTCTGGAAGCTGCTCTGGAGAATCCGGAACGCCCGGTCGGCGCGATTGTTGGCGGCGCGAAGGTCTCGACCAAGCTCGACCTGCTCAACAATCTGATGGAAAAGGTCGATATGCTGGCGGTTGGCGGCGCGATGGCCAACACTTTCCTCGCGGCGCAGGGCTATTCGGTCGGCAAGTCGCTCAAGGAAGAGGACATGCTCGATACGGCGCGCGAGATCATGACCAAGGCGAAAGCCCGTGGCTGCGATCTGGTTCTGCCGATCGATGTTGTTGTCGCCTCCGACTTCATGGCGGGTGCGCCGACGGAAATCGTGGATGTCACAGCGATCCCCGATGGCTGGATGGCGCTCGATGTTGGCCCCAAGACCACGGCGCTACTGGTCGAGAAGCTTTCCGGCCTGAAAACTCTGGTCTGGAATGGTCCGCTCGGCGTGTTCGAGCTGCCTCCTTTCGATGAAGGCACCAATGCCGTCGCGCAGGCTGCGGCGAAGCTGACCGAAGCGGGCAAGCTGAAGACCGTTGCCGGAGGCGGCGACACGGTTTCAGCCCTCCGTCATGCCGGTGTG
- the hemA gene encoding 5-aminolevulinate synthase, with the protein MTIRNARHPFYDFCDEALAGIREQGRYRTFTPLARDAERYPVYEEALPESDISREVVVWSSNDYLGMGVEPEVCEAAISAIREHGAGAGGTRNIAGTSPLHKALEAELAALHGKEAGLLFGSGYVSNQASLQTILTSMPGWICFSDRLNHASMIAGIKGARGSTTVIYEHNDLADLEAKLAAAPADAPKLIAFESVYSMDGDISDIAGTCALARKYNALTYIDEVHAVGLYGEQGGGVTDRDGVADQVDIIEGTLAKGFGVHGGYITASSQIVDYLRSTASGFIFTTSLPPSVVAAALTSVKMVRAENWRREKMFERVNAFRAKMRAAGVAFTMTPSHIVPVPVGNAERCKVISKRLLNEYGLYATPINYPTVPQGTERLRLTPGPFHTDEMMDQMVSALKTLLAEVPLAAFAKESGLTEAA; encoded by the coding sequence GTGACGATTCGTAACGCGAGACACCCGTTTTACGATTTTTGTGACGAGGCGCTCGCCGGTATCAGGGAACAGGGACGATACCGGACTTTCACCCCACTGGCCCGCGATGCCGAGCGCTATCCGGTCTATGAGGAAGCGCTCCCGGAAAGCGATATCAGCCGGGAAGTGGTGGTCTGGTCCTCAAACGACTATCTCGGCATGGGCGTGGAGCCCGAAGTTTGCGAGGCCGCGATCAGCGCCATCCGCGAACATGGAGCTGGGGCAGGCGGGACACGCAACATCGCGGGCACCAGTCCGCTCCACAAGGCGCTGGAAGCTGAACTGGCAGCACTTCATGGCAAGGAAGCCGGACTTCTGTTCGGGTCGGGCTATGTGTCCAATCAGGCCAGCCTCCAGACCATTCTGACCTCCATGCCGGGCTGGATCTGCTTTTCAGATCGCCTGAACCATGCCTCCATGATTGCCGGAATCAAGGGAGCGCGCGGCTCCACGACGGTTATCTACGAGCACAATGATCTGGCGGACCTCGAAGCGAAGCTGGCGGCGGCTCCTGCCGATGCGCCCAAGCTGATCGCGTTCGAGAGCGTCTATTCCATGGACGGCGACATTTCTGACATCGCCGGAACCTGCGCGCTGGCCCGTAAGTACAACGCCCTGACCTATATCGACGAGGTCCATGCTGTTGGTCTTTACGGCGAACAGGGTGGCGGCGTTACCGACCGTGATGGTGTGGCCGATCAGGTGGATATCATCGAGGGCACGCTGGCCAAGGGCTTTGGCGTGCATGGCGGCTATATCACCGCCTCCAGCCAGATCGTCGATTATCTGCGCTCCACGGCATCCGGCTTCATCTTCACGACGTCTTTGCCGCCTTCCGTCGTCGCGGCGGCGCTGACCAGCGTGAAGATGGTGCGCGCCGAGAACTGGCGGCGGGAGAAGATGTTCGAGCGGGTGAACGCCTTCCGCGCCAAGATGCGTGCGGCAGGTGTGGCGTTCACCATGACGCCCAGTCACATTGTCCCCGTGCCGGTTGGCAATGCCGAGCGGTGTAAGGTCATCAGCAAGCGGCTTCTGAACGAATACGGGCTGTATGCGACACCCATCAACTATCCGACGGTTCCGCAGGGAACGGAGCGGCTGCGTCTGACGCCGGGACCGTTCCATACGGACGAGATGATGGATCAGATGGTCTCGGCCCTGAAAACCCTGCTCGCGGAAGTTCCGCTTGCCGCGTTCGCCAAGGAATCCGGACTGACCGAAGCGGCCTGA
- a CDS encoding transketolase-like TK C-terminal-containing protein, producing the protein MARKPQFSTFSDDPLIFAEEARRAALQTEGVTATAIQDIPHPFWLVSALLWQQTVRFDPESPLWPDRDRFFVSSSRLLPLRNAFLNLVSSSAPSSAATELFGLAGALPGQAIAAACGMTLAEKILARRFGRSLVDHRTWLLALPGDLETGVALEAAALADRFHLDRLTIIVASATSAPEEKADLSLALDRIEASGWSIRRLDGDDANAIAQALAATPRARKPRLILCETSGKTTPPPRPSRAKDTAKDSTQPDVSAPEIIPSDTRRRGSVQRSWLRRLTRHPLRAEFERTLERRTPARLEDDFLRHAGESLPVEHEGGGSDTSLLHFGVKARERLADLLPEFVAMSAGHAPKSVGVSPGEAGFFVCGPREPAMVGFMNGLALHGSILPCGTANLSSADRIRPALRFAALSRERLLLVLIEDDPEASTCPPWQQVEQLASLRAMPNLALFRPADSHEVAAAWLSALSWRHGPAVIVLARQGSPASGQNTSPAPADTATPPIRKTEQGGYVLREAKGGPTHRAVTLIASGPEVGLALQAQHRLEKEGVPAAVVSLPCWELFEKQGAPYRRSVLGQCPRVAIEAASGFGWERWLGDTGIFIGSEEFGVASGFDPLYQSSGLTPDVVCTRVRALLGVTQKQEDRARTETQKRGGDPRLRPSPIVKSNHRPGPGR; encoded by the coding sequence ATGGCTCGCAAGCCGCAGTTTTCCACATTTTCAGATGATCCGCTGATCTTTGCCGAGGAGGCCCGCAGAGCGGCTCTCCAAACCGAGGGCGTGACCGCAACGGCCATTCAGGATATTCCACATCCGTTCTGGCTCGTCTCGGCCCTTCTCTGGCAGCAGACCGTCCGTTTTGACCCGGAAAGTCCGCTCTGGCCCGACCGGGACCGTTTTTTTGTCTCATCAAGCCGTCTGCTTCCACTGCGGAATGCTTTCCTCAATCTCGTCTCATCCTCCGCTCCTTCCAGCGCCGCGACGGAGCTGTTCGGGCTGGCGGGAGCCCTGCCGGGACAGGCCATCGCCGCCGCCTGCGGCATGACGTTGGCCGAAAAAATTCTTGCCAGACGCTTCGGTCGCTCCCTTGTCGATCATCGCACATGGCTTCTGGCCCTGCCGGGAGACCTCGAAACGGGCGTAGCGCTGGAAGCAGCGGCTCTCGCCGACCGGTTCCATCTGGATCGCCTGACAATCATCGTCGCATCGGCCACCTCCGCACCAGAAGAGAAAGCGGACCTCTCACTGGCGCTGGACAGGATCGAGGCCTCCGGCTGGAGCATCCGGCGTCTCGATGGCGACGACGCCAATGCTATCGCGCAGGCTCTCGCCGCCACGCCCAGAGCCCGGAAACCCCGCCTCATTCTGTGTGAAACGTCCGGCAAGACGACGCCCCCACCCCGACCCTCGCGCGCGAAGGACACCGCGAAAGACTCCACGCAGCCGGATGTCTCCGCACCTGAAATCATTCCCTCCGACACCAGACGACGCGGATCGGTCCAGCGGTCGTGGCTACGCAGGCTGACCCGCCATCCGCTACGGGCCGAATTCGAACGCACGCTCGAACGCCGCACGCCCGCCCGTCTTGAAGACGATTTCCTTCGTCATGCGGGTGAAAGCCTGCCAGTGGAGCACGAGGGAGGAGGCTCAGACACCTCCCTTCTCCACTTCGGCGTCAAAGCTCGGGAACGACTCGCGGACCTGCTGCCCGAGTTTGTCGCTATGTCCGCAGGTCATGCTCCCAAAAGCGTGGGCGTTTCGCCCGGCGAGGCCGGTTTCTTCGTCTGCGGTCCCCGTGAACCCGCGATGGTCGGTTTCATGAACGGGCTGGCGCTGCACGGGAGCATTCTGCCCTGCGGAACAGCCAATCTGTCCTCGGCGGACCGCATACGTCCCGCCCTGCGTTTTGCCGCGCTCTCGCGGGAGCGGCTCCTTCTCGTGCTGATCGAGGATGACCCGGAAGCCTCCACCTGCCCGCCCTGGCAACAGGTCGAGCAGCTCGCCAGCCTGCGCGCCATGCCCAATCTGGCGCTGTTCCGTCCGGCGGATTCCCACGAAGTCGCGGCGGCATGGCTGTCGGCTCTGTCATGGCGCCACGGCCCGGCCGTCATTGTCCTTGCGCGGCAGGGCTCCCCAGCCAGCGGGCAGAACACGTCCCCCGCCCCGGCTGACACCGCCACGCCGCCCATCCGGAAAACCGAGCAAGGCGGTTATGTGCTGCGTGAGGCGAAAGGCGGCCCCACCCATCGCGCCGTCACCCTGATTGCATCAGGCCCGGAGGTGGGTCTGGCGCTTCAAGCGCAGCATCGACTTGAGAAGGAAGGCGTTCCCGCCGCTGTGGTATCGCTACCCTGCTGGGAGCTATTCGAAAAGCAGGGCGCACCCTATCGCCGGTCCGTTCTGGGACAGTGTCCACGGGTTGCGATCGAGGCGGCTTCCGGCTTCGGGTGGGAACGCTGGCTCGGGGACACGGGAATTTTCATCGGAAGTGAGGAATTCGGAGTAGCATCCGGGTTCGACCCGTTATACCAGAGTTCTGGCCTTACGCCTGATGTCGTCTGCACACGCGTACGCGCCCTGTTGGGCGTGACGCAGAAGCAGGAGGACCGTGCGCGTACGGAAACCCAGAAACGCGGAGGGGACCCGCGACTACGCCCGTCCCCCATCGTAAAGTCCAACCATCGTCCCGGACCGGGACGATAA
- a CDS encoding DUF445 domain-containing protein — MSARIWEEHHADAINLVMSMQTHPDNEARRILNRQKRAATGLLAMMAGLTTAGYLAPAYGLLHDSLWLGTLRAGAKAGVVGGLADWFAVTALFRHPLGLPIPHTAIIPAQKERLGLALGRFVTTQVFTEEEIDRVLSRIDLPGFVANILSDPTTANTLTSSLMGAVPQMLERLEDGRAGAAIGRSLPLLLGGSNLSPIIARGLRSLVDGNQHQEVLSFLLRQLKSGLQAKEPALRDMIEARVREQGGRLVGWAIGGSIANKVLAAASEELDRINPEDSTIREGFTEWVRSEIDRIELDPSRSEEISQTLRSVFAHESMVGWGADIWARMKRMIEADITRDDGWTSTLVRETLCRMALQAREDPAMRQRIEEAARKGVTRSLPYLRDHLTTFIATVVGNWDADVVSQKLELRVGRDLQYVRVNGTLVGFGVGAILSLILSLVFGINGQ, encoded by the coding sequence ATGTCGGCGCGTATTTGGGAAGAGCATCATGCCGATGCTATTAACCTCGTGATGAGCATGCAGACGCACCCGGATAATGAAGCCCGCCGCATTCTGAATCGCCAGAAACGGGCCGCGACAGGACTGCTGGCCATGATGGCCGGCCTGACAACGGCGGGTTATCTCGCGCCTGCCTACGGCCTGCTCCACGACAGCCTGTGGCTCGGCACGTTGCGGGCCGGCGCCAAGGCGGGCGTGGTCGGCGGGCTGGCGGACTGGTTCGCCGTCACGGCGCTGTTCCGGCATCCGCTCGGCCTGCCGATCCCCCATACCGCGATCATTCCGGCGCAGAAGGAGCGGCTTGGTCTCGCTCTGGGCCGGTTCGTCACAACGCAGGTCTTCACTGAGGAAGAAATCGACCGCGTCCTGTCCCGGATCGACCTGCCGGGCTTTGTCGCCAACATCCTGTCCGATCCCACGACGGCCAACACGCTGACCAGCAGTCTGATGGGGGCTGTACCCCAGATGCTTGAACGGCTGGAGGACGGGCGGGCGGGCGCTGCTATCGGACGCAGCCTTCCTCTCCTGCTTGGCGGCAGCAATCTCAGCCCGATCATCGCCCGGGGCCTGCGCTCCCTTGTGGACGGCAACCAGCATCAGGAAGTGCTCAGTTTTCTTCTCCGCCAGCTCAAATCAGGGTTACAGGCCAAGGAGCCCGCCCTGCGGGACATGATCGAGGCCCGTGTGCGCGAGCAGGGCGGTCGGCTGGTCGGCTGGGCGATCGGCGGCTCGATCGCCAACAAGGTGCTGGCGGCGGCGAGTGAAGAACTGGATCGCATCAACCCGGAAGACTCGACCATCCGGGAAGGATTCACGGAATGGGTTCGCAGCGAGATCGACCGGATCGAACTGGACCCCAGCCGTTCCGAAGAGATTTCCCAGACACTGCGTTCCGTCTTCGCCCATGAATCCATGGTGGGCTGGGGCGCTGACATCTGGGCGCGCATGAAACGCATGATCGAAGCGGACATCACGCGTGACGACGGCTGGACGTCCACGCTGGTCCGCGAAACACTGTGCCGCATGGCGCTTCAGGCGCGGGAAGACCCCGCCATGCGTCAGCGCATCGAGGAAGCGGCGCGAAAGGGCGTCACCCGGTCCCTGCCCTATCTGCGGGACCATCTGACGACCTTTATCGCCACCGTGGTCGGCAACTGGGACGCTGATGTCGTGTCCCAGAAACTGGAGCTGCGGGTCGGGCGGGACCTTCAATATGTGCGTGTCAACGGCACTCTGGTCGGCTTTGGCGTCGGAGCCATCCTGTCCCTGATTCTCTCGCTTGTGTTCGGGATCAACGGTCAATAA